One genomic region from Xenopus laevis strain J_2021 chromosome 2L, Xenopus_laevis_v10.1, whole genome shotgun sequence encodes:
- the LOC108708418 gene encoding uncharacterized protein LOC108708418, giving the protein MHRSYQPILPCGNKYLQQKWDETYYDEHKRKVQSAKPMVDTNSPHTYVHLNQKLKKLKLEEERLAVIERDNHLLLQKMSTIMKTKGRVDNKNEYEAKSLNKEKRDRELLKVSRENQTILDRITKCEPQYQVEKWHEDWVKAEKYMDSIARYPRGWWCLAHQEKKSAKQVDSSESSIREKTTKKENVEQKRASGVDKYKRKRMVTNSDGLVTNKEVGAKSRATKGKQAKATNAAKELHQQEPKNDTNKHELEGRDSDFGGDGKGHDDSADDEEGKEHAADENPANENYDKEALEKEYLEYDENENGDDSDSVAKSESSKSTHSGVTKEDEHSEDEDNSDAE; this is encoded by the exons ATGCATCGATCCTATCAGCCAATCTTACCATGTGGTAATAAATACTTACAGCAAAAATGGGATGAAACCTACTACGATGAGCATAAAAGAAAG gttcAGTCTGCCAAACCAATGGTAGATACAAACAGTCCACACACGTACGTTCATCTTAACCAAAAACTGAAGAAGCTAAAG CTAGAGGAGGAACGTTTAGCAGTGATTGAAAGAGACAACCATTTGCTACTTCAGAAGATGTCAACCATCATGAAAACAAAGGGGAGGGTGGACAATAAAAATGAGTATGAAGCAAAAAG tttaaataaagaaaaacggGACAGAGAATTATTAAAGGTATCCAGAGAAAATCAGACCATTCTGGACAGGATAACAAAGTGTGAACCTCAGTATCAGGTGGAGAAGTGGCATGAAGATTGGGTGAAAGCAGAAAAATACATGGACAGCATTGCTAGATACCCAAGAGGGTGGTGGTGCCTTGCACACCAAGAGAAG aaatctgccaaacaagtggattcaAGTGAAAGTTCAATTAGggagaaaacaacaaaaaaagaaaatgtggaaCAGAAGAGGGCATCAGGGGTGGACAAATACAAAAGGAAGAGAAtggttacaaatagtgatggactAGTTACAAATAAAGAAGTTGGTGCAAAATCAAGGGCAACCAAGGGAAAACAGGCAAAGGCTACAAATGCAGCCAAGGAACTACATCAACAAGAACCTAAAAATGATACTAATAAACATGAGTTAGAAGGAAGAGACAGTGACTTTGGAGGTGATGGAAAAGGACATGATGATTCAGCAGATGATGAAGAAGGAAAAGAACATGCAGCAGATGAAAATCCTGCCAATGAAAATTATGATAAGGAAGCACTAGAGAAAGAATATTTAGAATATGATGAGAATGAAAATGGAGATGATTCTGACAGTGTTGCCAAATCAGAGAGTAGCAAATCAACACACAGTGGAGTGACAAAAGAAGATGAGCATTCTGAGGATGAGGACAACTCTGATGCAGAATAG